One genomic window of Euleptes europaea isolate rEulEur1 chromosome 10, rEulEur1.hap1, whole genome shotgun sequence includes the following:
- the NDUFAF5 gene encoding arginine-hydroxylase NDUFAF5, mitochondrial, which produces MHLLSDKESLLSPNKLRDFCCLYKGHANTFFLRSRPTPISPNFRAQDDDVAPEALGDDERRRPEKAKFLRVGEGEHRVAAGQNGGAPSAHRGASPSGRPCRPLWWRPSRWPGRKAGERCGDGSPKGTNMAGAALARLCRGAWPHRGCGCCPTGPARAAGGRWAGGPGARSPFDRGLKRKQKNWAAAQPEPERCEYLRHEVGGRIADRVFDISRTFSLALDLGCGRSYIAQHLNKDVVEKFCQADVAENALKNTIESEIPTVSVVADEEFLPFKENTFDLVVSSLSLHWVNDLPKALHEVHQVLKPDGVFVGAMFGGDTLYELRCSLQLAELEREGGFSPHVSPFTAVNDLGHLLGRAGFNTLTVDTDEIQVNYPGMFELMDDLQGMGESNCSWSRKPLLHRETTLAAAAVYREMYGNDDGTVPATFQIYYMIGWKFHESQARPAQRGSATVSFGDLKKIN; this is translated from the exons ATGCACCTTTTATCCGATAAGGAGTCTcttctgtcacccaacaagttgcGAGATTTTTGCTGTCTGTACAAAGGACATGCGAACACCTTTTTC CTCCGTAGCCGCCCCACGCCGATATCGCCGAACTTCCGGGCGCAGGACGATGACGTTGCTCCCGAGGCGCTTGGGGACGACGAACGACGGCGGCCCGAGAAGGCCAAGTTTCTGCGTGTCGGC GAGGGGGAGCATAGAGTCGCCGCGGGACAGAACGGCGGCGCGCCTTCCGCACACAGGGGCGCGAGCCCCTCTGGGCGCCCCTGCCGGCCTCTATGGTGGCGGCCCTCCCGCTGGCCCGGAAGGAAGGCGGGAGAGCGCTGCGGCGACGGGAGCCCGAAGGGGACAAACATGGCCGGGGCGGCGCTGGCGAGGCTGTGCCGGGGCGCCTGGCCCCACCGCGGCTGCGGCTGCTGCCCCACAGGCCCGGCGCGGGCGGCGGGGGGTCGCTGGGCCGGCGGGCCCGGGGCCCGGAGCCCCTTCGACCGGGGGCTGAAGAGGAAGCAGAAGAACTGGGCGGCCGCGCAGCCCGAGCCCGAGCGCTGCGAGTACCTGCGCCACGAG GTTGGTGGGAGAATAGCAGACCGTGTCTTTGATATTTCTAG GACTTTCTCGCTCGCGTTGGACCTTGGCTGCGGACGAAGCTACATCGCTCAGCATTTAAATAAG GATGTGGTTGAAAAGTTTTGTCAAGCCGACGTTGCAGAAAACGCGTTG AAAAACACCATAGAATCAGAGATACCCACGGTCAGCGTTGTAGCAGATGAAGAATTCCTTCCTttcaaagaaaacacatttgatcTTGTGGTGAGCAGCTTAAG CTTGCACTGGGTGAACGACCTTCCCAAAGCACTGCATGAG GTACATCAAGTCCTGAAGCCTGATGGAGTGTTTGTCGGCGCCATGTTTGGGGGAGACACCCTCTACGAGCTGCGCTGCTCTCTACAGCTGGCAGAACTGGAAAGGGAAGGTGGGTTTTCTCCCCACGTGTCTCCGTTTACTGCCGTCAACGACTTGGGACACCTGCTGGGAAGAGCCGGCTTCAACACTCTGACCGTG GATACTGATGAGATTCAAGTTAACTATCCTGGGATGTTTGAACTGATGGATGACCTGCAAG GTATGGGAGAAAGTAACTGCTCCTGGAGTAGGAAACCTCTGCTGCACAGGGAAACCACGTTGGCGGCGGCGGCCGTGTACAGGG AAATGTATGGAAACGATGACGGGACAGTTCCTGCCACCTTTCAGATCTATTACATGATAGGATGGAAGTTTCATGAATCACAG GCAAGACCAGCCCAGAGAGGTTCTGCGACGGTATCGTTCGGAGACCTTAAAAAGATTAACTAG